A region from the Halomarina litorea genome encodes:
- a CDS encoding shikimate dehydrogenase — MQVFGLLGNPVGHSLSPPMHEAAYDELGMDARYVTFEPAPDDFADAVEGARALGIAGLNVTIPFKRDVLALVDPDPLADRIGAVNTVDVPTMTGYNTDAVGVVRAFRHHDVALTGTAVVVGAGGAGRAAAFALADEGMRVAIANRTVDRAEALAADVPNASAHPLSALGDLLADADVLVNATSVGMEDDESPVPAAALHADLAVLDAVYTPLETRLLREAAAAGATTIDGAWMLLYQGVAAFERWTGRDAPVDSMNAALRARL, encoded by the coding sequence ATGCAGGTGTTCGGACTCCTCGGCAACCCGGTGGGCCACTCGCTGTCCCCGCCGATGCACGAGGCGGCCTACGACGAACTGGGGATGGACGCGCGCTACGTCACCTTCGAACCCGCGCCCGACGACTTCGCCGACGCCGTCGAGGGCGCGCGAGCACTCGGCATCGCCGGGCTGAACGTCACCATCCCGTTCAAGCGGGACGTCCTCGCACTCGTCGACCCCGACCCGCTCGCGGACCGCATCGGCGCGGTCAACACCGTCGACGTGCCGACGATGACGGGCTACAACACCGACGCGGTGGGCGTGGTGCGCGCGTTCCGCCACCACGACGTCGCGCTGACGGGGACGGCGGTGGTCGTCGGCGCGGGCGGTGCGGGCCGGGCGGCCGCCTTCGCCCTCGCGGACGAGGGGATGCGGGTGGCCATCGCCAACCGGACCGTGGACCGGGCAGAGGCCCTCGCGGCGGACGTGCCGAACGCCAGCGCGCACCCGCTGTCCGCCCTCGGGGACCTCCTCGCGGACGCGGACGTGCTGGTGAACGCGACGAGCGTCGGCATGGAAGACGACGAGTCGCCGGTCCCGGCGGCCGCGTTGCACGCCGACCTCGCGGTGCTCGACGCCGTCTACACGCCGCTGGAGACGCGCTTGCTGCGCGAGGCGGCCGCCGCCGGGGCGACGACGATCGACGGCGCGTGGATGCTCCTCTATCAGGGGGTGGCGGCCTTCGAGCGGTGGACGGGCCGGGATGCGCCGGTTGATTCGATGAACGCCGCCCTCCGGGCGCGGCTTTAA
- a CDS encoding helix-hairpin-helix domain-containing protein, with translation MSILDKIKSVLGLESKSESERERSRSESRTESSAKTKGGVTVERERSSESESGTEEEGFTGEGDPDESAAAETDAAASTGSMTEEPPADDPTAATEPAEAAGPGSQTDQPSDVDVDADESEIAQVEDESEAAEPDESEAAVETDTGEGADDTGADDDSEADDEAAAEETSAVASTGTMTEEPPEDEGAAEPGEAAGPGDAETGDEAAEPAEAAGPSAGGADGTDPVTRIKGIGPAYAETLADAGVEDISDLAEADPADLSEATGISEKRLERWVGRAKNY, from the coding sequence ATGAGCATCCTCGACAAAATCAAGTCGGTACTGGGACTGGAGTCGAAGTCGGAGTCGGAACGCGAACGGTCGAGGTCCGAGTCGCGAACGGAATCGAGCGCGAAGACGAAAGGGGGCGTCACGGTCGAACGCGAGCGGTCCTCGGAGAGCGAGAGCGGGACGGAGGAGGAGGGGTTCACCGGCGAAGGGGACCCCGACGAGTCGGCCGCCGCCGAGACGGACGCCGCCGCGTCCACCGGGTCCATGACGGAGGAACCGCCCGCGGACGATCCGACCGCGGCGACCGAACCCGCGGAGGCGGCCGGTCCCGGGTCGCAGACCGACCAGCCCTCCGACGTCGACGTGGACGCCGACGAGTCGGAGATAGCGCAGGTCGAAGACGAGAGCGAGGCGGCCGAACCCGACGAGAGCGAGGCGGCCGTCGAGACGGACACCGGGGAGGGTGCCGACGACACCGGTGCCGACGACGATAGCGAGGCCGACGACGAGGCCGCCGCCGAGGAGACGAGCGCCGTCGCCTCCACGGGGACGATGACCGAGGAACCCCCGGAGGACGAGGGCGCCGCCGAACCCGGCGAGGCCGCGGGTCCGGGAGACGCCGAGACGGGCGACGAGGCGGCAGAACCCGCCGAAGCCGCCGGACCGAGCGCCGGCGGCGCGGACGGGACCGACCCGGTCACCCGCATCAAGGGTATCGGTCCCGCGTACGCCGAGACGCTCGCGGACGCCGGCGTCGAGGACATCTCGGACCTCGCCGAGGCCGACCCCGCCGACCTCTCGGAGGCGACGGGCATCTCCGAGAAGCGCCTCGAACGCTGGGTCGGCCGCGCGAAGAACTACTGA